Proteins from a single region of Chrysemys picta bellii isolate R12L10 chromosome 25, ASM1138683v2, whole genome shotgun sequence:
- the LOC112059971 gene encoding uncharacterized protein LOC112059971, with product MSSYIIQVANNSKGCVTVVVSTNPVLRSLSESLVVPTYDLLKSFFTKEELRVSPGETSVVNEVGILKIFTYGVGLTGAEWYYIKVTREDDEWVAVCQTPLHCTWIVDDDKIYREDNQSICKPFGFVPDKSSYIIKVTNKTEEVINVVVHEGLLAQVLSPERILSHVRDSYFNSGVAVDPGKTKTINKVNPKKLSSYKSIGIVAGMVNISTHSIKVKRGEQIAQCNTPLHCTWIVESHGMWQENKPTEVYKFQ from the exons ATGTCAAGCTACATCATTCAAGTTGCCAACAACAGTAAGGGATGTGTCACCGTTGTTGTTAGTACCAATCCGGTATTACGATCGTTGAGTGAGTCTCTGGTCGTGCCTACCTACGACCTCCTCAAGTCATTCTTCACTAAGGAGGAGCTGAGAGTTTCACCAGGGGAAACGTCAGTTGTAAACGAAGTTGGTATCTTGAAAATCTTCACCTATGGAGTTGGGTTGACCGGAGCAGAATGGTACTACATTAAGGTGACAAGAGAGGATGATGAGTGGGTGGCTGTGTGTCAAACTCCTCTGCATTGCACCTGGATTGTGGATGATGACAAAATCTACCGGGAAGATAACCAGTCAATATGCAAACCATTTGG TTTTGTACCTGATAAATCCAGCTACATCATTAAAGTTACCAACAAAACCGAAGAAGTCATCAATGTTGTGGTTCACGAAGGCCTGCTAGCCCAAGTGCTGAGTCCTGAAAGAATTCTAAGCCACGTGAGAGACAGCTACTTCAACTCAGGGGTTGCAGTTGatccaggaaaaacaaaaactattAATAAAGTGAACCCCAAGAAGTTATCCTCCTACAAATCCATCGGTATTGTAGCGGGCATGGTAAATATATCAACCCATTCTATAAAGGTGAAAAGGGGTGAACAGATCGCTCAGTGTAACACCCCTTTGCATTGCACCTGGATCGTGGAGAGCCATGGAATGTGGCAAGAAAATAAACCTACAGAAGTTTACAAATTTCAATAA